The region GAAGCTCTTGTCGATATCAACAAGGCCTTAGATTTGGGTTCAAAGGTTTACGATACCTATTATCAACGGGGTCTGATTTACCACAAACTTAAACAATATAATCAAGCCTTGGTTGATTATGATAAGACCATTGAACTAAATTCTAAATTTGTTCGAGCTTACAATAATCGCGCCTTAGTAAGGCACATCTTGGGTCAGATGGCCCCTTCAATTGCAGATTACACCAAGGCCATTATGTTAGATCCTAAATATGCCGATGCCTATTTTAATCGGTCACTGGTTTATGAAGACATGAAACAGTATCAAAAGGCCATTGATGATTTAAGCAAGGCCATTGAGCTCAATCCCAACGATTCTGAAGCCTATTCCAACCGTGCTAAATTGAAGAATAAGTTAGAAAATAAATAAAAAAGGGATTAAACAAATGTCATCCCCCGGTCTGAAGCCGGGGGATCCATGATGACCCAGGCAAAAGAATTTTCCCATTGATCATCGAAAAGTCAACCGATTCACTTTGAAACAGGCTGTGCATTGGGTCTTGGCTGTCATCAACAGAAACACCGATGAGGTCGGCCTTTTTGCCTGCTTCAAGCGAGCCGATCTCATGTCCCAGTTGTAGGGCCTTAGCGCCATTTTTTGTTGCCATTATAAAAATATCTTCTTCAGAAAGTGCCGGGTATTTTTCTTTCATACTGCGTAGTACTTCTAACATTGAAAGATTTCGACTACTGGCTAAGCTATCGGTGCCTAAGCCTAGCGTAATATTTCGCTTCAATAATTTTTCTAAGGGGAATGGGTCATGATGAAAATATTCATGGCTCAAGGGGCAATGGATAACCGGAATAGACTTCTGAGCCAATAGGGCTAAATCGGCATCATTAATATAATTAAGATGAATTGCCATCAGGGGGTGATCTAAAATCCCCAACTCGGCGAGCGTTGCGATGGGGCTTGAATGAGAGGGAGTAGGGTACACCCCCCTTTCAACAATAAACTGAAATAATTCACCCGCATTTTTTTCAAAATAGTCGCGCTCTGCGGCGCTTTCCAGCAAATGAATAGAAAGAAGTTTGTGATTTTGATCTTTGAAATTTTTTAAAACCAAAGGGTCTAAGGCATGAACAGAATGAGGGGAAGGGTTAAACGTCAAAAGCGAAGTATTTTTTTCATATTCTTGAGCTAATCGTTGGGTTTGATGGTAAATGCTTTCAGCAATTTCAGGAATAACTCCTAAATTTTCCAAAAAAATTCTACCTCGAAAAGGCATTCGTAAAAGGGCCTCAAAATCACTGTTAAAGCTGGCGTGATCTCCTAGGGTGGTAACCCCGGCTGCTAAATTTTGCTCAATCCCCCTTTGAATATTGTTGCGCCAAGTTTTGGTGCTAAAATTATTTTTTGTTTCAAGCAAAACTCGAATCCATTCGGTGAAAGAACCTGGATAGGGCAAAGGTTTTGCTAGGGTTAATTCTAAATGACAATGCGCATTCACTAATCCAGGAAAGATGGCAAAATTTTTGAGATGAACTCGATTTTTTTCTTGGTGAGCTTTTGAAGGTAAGCCAGCCGCTTGTCCTGCATAGCTGATAGAATCGCCTTGCACCCATACAGCAGCATCTTCAACGATAGCTTGCTGAGGATTCTTTAAAAATTTGGCAAAGACTAAGGAGTTCACAACATGCCTTACTAAGGAGGACATAGTCTACTGCACATATGACACAGGATCATGAGCCGAGACAAGGAAGATGAGCAAAAAATTTGGAGGCGTAGCCTAAGCTACGTCGATGAATTTTTTGTGAAATCTGACGCAGTCGTAGGCCATGAGCCGAAGTCAGATGTGTAGTAGACTATGTCCTCCTTAGTTATGGAGGTATTGATAAAAGGTATTACGTTGGCGGGGGATTTTTCCAGCTTGGGTGATCACGCGACAAAGTTCGTCCACCGTCGTTTTATTACCAACCCCGGTACTGCGTACTACATTTTCCTCCAGCAGGGTGGATCCCATGTCATTGCCGCCAAAATAAATAGCGACTTGGGCTAATTTAATCCCTTGGGTTAACCAGCTTATTTGGATATTTTTAAAGTTGTCCATAAAGATTCGACTAACAGCCAAGGTTTTAAGATAATCGTGGCCACCTACTGAAGCAAGATTAAGCGGAGAATTTCCTGGCACAAAGGTCCAAGGGATAAATGCAAAAAAACCTTGAGTGCGATCTTGCAAGGTGCGCAGTAAATTCATGTGTTGGATGCGATCTTCAAGCGTTTCAATATGGCCAAACATCATGGTGGCCGAACCTTGAATGCCCAATTGATGTGCGGTCTCGCATACCTCTAACCATTGAGCCGCACTGCATTTGCCGGCAGATAATTCCCGACGAATTTTATCATTTAAAATCTCAGCCCCTCCACCGGGGATACTGTCGAGACCCGCCTTTTTTAATTCGGAAAGTAACTGCTGATAAGAAAGTTTACATAATCTCGCAATATGATGCAGCTCGGGTGGGCTAAAGGCGTGAATCGTAACTTGAGGATATTTTGCTTTAATATGAGAGAGTAAGTTTAAGTAGTAGTCTAATTTAAAATCGGGATGATGCCCGCCTTGCATCAGAATTTGAGTGCCACCTGCTTTTAAGAGTTCTTCGATCTTTTCATCAATTTCTGCATGGGTGTGTTCCCAACTATTCGTTGCGCCTTTGTCTGCCCGAAAGGCACAAAACTTACAACGTAGCACACAGACATTCGTGTAATTGATGTTACGGTCTACCACATAACTAATCACATCTTGATTTTTACGTTGATTCAATTGATTAGCCCATTGCCCCAAGGTCATGAGATCGACTTCTTTAAATAAAGCCAAGGCTTCTTCGGATGAAATTCTTTCGCCCGCTTCAATCTTATGCGACAAATTCGATGGGATGGTCATGTTCGGTTTGCTCCATTTTCTTAATGTATTGAAAGAAAGTCTTTAAACCATCAAGTTCGTGGTTGCCAAGCTCATAATAGATGTTTTGGGTAAGGTATTTCCAGGCAAGCTCGGGTCTAATGATTTTTTGGGTGTGGGCAATTTTTTCAAGATTTTTTAAGCCTTGCGCAAGGGCAGCGTGCAAATCAGCGACCACGTGTGATAAATGATCTAGGTGAGTCATCCAACAGGCATAAACAAATGGTTTTTGGGTCCATTGTTGCCAAGCCTCTCCCAAATCAATCATGCGTGTAGATTCGCTCTGAGTTAGACAGGTGTCGCCAATGAGTAATTCCATTTCGAAATCCTTGGGTTCATCCCAAGAAATTTCATTAAAACTTCTACCATGATTTTGGGTCAGCAAAATTTGGCATAATTTTCGAGAAGTCAAAGAAGCGGGGTCAAGCTTCATTTTTTTAACATTTAATAGATTAATTTTAGGGGAGGTTGGAAAGAGTCCCACGCTTTGCACAGGGCCTCGTGAACAAATGCCCATGCCGGGTAAAATCTTTAAAACAGGATTTTCTAGATAAGCCACCACGGGTAAAAGCCCAATATCAATTTCACCTTGGGCCAATTTTTTTTGTAGCGAACTTGGGGTATCAAAGCTAATAGAATATTGGTTTGGATCAAGGCCATAAACTAAGGCCTTAGAATTAAGATAAGCAGGACAACCCAATCGAATCATCATAGGTGAGGATTTATGAAGAATAGCGCTTCAAGTCAAGGGATACGAACCCCCTTTAAGAAGACATTAAAAAATATACGAATTGTGGATTTTTCCCGATTGCTTCCTGGCCCCTTCGCCAGCTCAATCCTGGCTCAAATGGGCGCAAAGGTCACTTGTGTGCTGCCGCCCACCTCGGATCCCTTGCTTACGGAATATTCGCCCTTTGATTGGTTAAGAAAGGGTAAAAAATTTTTAACCGCTGATTTAAAAAATAAGACAGATCAAAATAAAGTGCGCAAGCTTATTGCTGAAGCGGATGTAATGTTAGAGGGCTTTCGCCCTGGGGTGTTAGAACGTTTGGGTTTTGGTTTTAAGCAGGTAAAAAAATGGAATGCGAAGCTGCTTTATTTTAGCATGACCGGTTATCCACAAGGGAGCGCCCAATTTGAAAAGGCGGGGCATGATTTAAATTTTTTGGTGGAATCGGGGGTGTACCAATATTTTTATGATGCGAGTTCTAATAAAATCCCAGCGCTACAATTGGCTGATTTGGCAGGTGGATATTTACTCGCCCTTCAAGTTTTGAGTGGTCTTTTTGAACCTGCCAAAAAACGCAAAGCCAAACATGTTTATAGCAGCATTTTGGAAGGCATGCAGTTTATGCAAGCCTATTTAGCCGGGGCCGAACATCTCATCCCCATCCTTTCAGGGGGGCTGGCCCGTTATCACATCTATCATACCCTCGATCACAAACGCCTGGTAGTTGCGGCCATCGAGCCCAAATTTTATCAAACATTTTTGAAAAATATTGGCCTCACTCATATCAAAAACGACGACCCTTTAGCCATTGAAGCCATCACCCAAACCATCGCCACTAAAACTCTGGCCCAATGGAAAGAACAGCTAAAAAACATCGATGCCTGCTTAAGTTTTTTAGAATGAAAAATAAACTAGGCATTGTTATTGTGGGTTTAGGGCGAGCAGGTTTAGCAAGGCTGCGCGACCTTCAATCGTGCAATGATTGTCAATTAGTAGGCACCGTTTCTAGGCGAGAAATGGGCAATATGACTTTTGAAGATGCTTTAAGTTCACAAGCTGTTGATGCCATTATTTTAACTACCGAAAATAAAACTCATTATGAATTTGCTCGTGCTGCTTTGCAGGCAAACAAGCATGTCTTAGTAGAGTTTCCCCTATGCTTAACCCATGCCCAAGGTAGCGAGTTATTCGAATTAGCACATCAACATCATCGAGTACTTCAGGTGGAGCAGATCGGTCTTTTGACGCAAAACCATGCTTGGCTTAAAAATCAATGTAAGACACAAGCCATCGCAGCCATTAATTTAGAAGCGGGGGGCGATTTACAAGGTTGGGTAGAACAAGCTTATCGACAAGGGAGTGTAGGGCATTTGTGTGTTG is a window of Deltaproteobacteria bacterium DNA encoding:
- a CDS encoding tetratricopeptide repeat protein; translated protein: MIRIHRIVLAVLFAMASFQVSAQAQGKLDEALRDHNKAIELNPKDPVAYLNRGVTYYDMGKMPEALSDYSKAIELKPDYAIAYYNRGLVHHDGKRYPEAITDYSKAIQYDPKYINAYYNRSIVYYYSGQQQEALVDINKALDLGSKVYDTYYQRGLIYHKLKQYNQALVDYDKTIELNSKFVRAYNNRALVRHILGQMAPSIADYTKAIMLDPKYADAYFNRSLVYEDMKQYQKAIDDLSKAIELNPNDSEAYSNRAKLKNKLENK
- a CDS encoding menaquinone biosynthesis protein translates to MMIRLGCPAYLNSKALVYGLDPNQYSISFDTPSSLQKKLAQGEIDIGLLPVVAYLENPVLKILPGMGICSRGPVQSVGLFPTSPKINLLNVKKMKLDPASLTSRKLCQILLTQNHGRSFNEISWDEPKDFEMELLIGDTCLTQSESTRMIDLGEAWQQWTQKPFVYACWMTHLDHLSHVVADLHAALAQGLKNLEKIAHTQKIIRPELAWKYLTQNIYYELGNHELDGLKTFFQYIKKMEQTEHDHPIEFVA
- the mqnC gene encoding dehypoxanthine futalosine cyclase codes for the protein MTIPSNLSHKIEAGERISSEEALALFKEVDLMTLGQWANQLNQRKNQDVISYVVDRNINYTNVCVLRCKFCAFRADKGATNSWEHTHAEIDEKIEELLKAGGTQILMQGGHHPDFKLDYYLNLLSHIKAKYPQVTIHAFSPPELHHIARLCKLSYQQLLSELKKAGLDSIPGGGAEILNDKIRRELSAGKCSAAQWLEVCETAHQLGIQGSATMMFGHIETLEDRIQHMNLLRTLQDRTQGFFAFIPWTFVPGNSPLNLASVGGHDYLKTLAVSRIFMDNFKNIQISWLTQGIKLAQVAIYFGGNDMGSTLLEENVVRSTGVGNKTTVDELCRVITQAGKIPRQRNTFYQYLHN
- a CDS encoding amidohydrolase family protein translates to MSSLVRHVVNSLVFAKFLKNPQQAIVEDAAVWVQGDSISYAGQAAGLPSKAHQEKNRVHLKNFAIFPGLVNAHCHLELTLAKPLPYPGSFTEWIRVLLETKNNFSTKTWRNNIQRGIEQNLAAGVTTLGDHASFNSDFEALLRMPFRGRIFLENLGVIPEIAESIYHQTQRLAQEYEKNTSLLTFNPSPHSVHALDPLVLKNFKDQNHKLLSIHLLESAAERDYFEKNAGELFQFIVERGVYPTPSHSSPIATLAELGILDHPLMAIHLNYINDADLALLAQKSIPVIHCPLSHEYFHHDPFPLEKLLKRNITLGLGTDSLASSRNLSMLEVLRSMKEKYPALSEEDIFIMATKNGAKALQLGHEIGSLEAGKKADLIGVSVDDSQDPMHSLFQSESVDFSMINGKILLPGSSWIPRLQTGG
- a CDS encoding Gfo/Idh/MocA family oxidoreductase, with protein sequence MKNKLGIVIVGLGRAGLARLRDLQSCNDCQLVGTVSRREMGNMTFEDALSSQAVDAIILTTENKTHYEFARAALQANKHVLVEFPLCLTHAQGSELFELAHQHHRVLQVEQIGLLTQNHAWLKNQCKTQAIAAINLEAGGDLQGWVEQAYRQGSVGHLCVGRLHVLFDLDHMAHLQTIDYSETQDGFDLKVDFISQKISKLNLHYQRRKDLTRFQQVCLTTVKGDKLISPLKKETKGLFLRDFQCFLNRLHGQGMPYVSDQAVLQVLQWADAIDDAVKKFRD
- a CDS encoding CoA transferase; amino-acid sequence: MKNSASSQGIRTPFKKTLKNIRIVDFSRLLPGPFASSILAQMGAKVTCVLPPTSDPLLTEYSPFDWLRKGKKFLTADLKNKTDQNKVRKLIAEADVMLEGFRPGVLERLGFGFKQVKKWNAKLLYFSMTGYPQGSAQFEKAGHDLNFLVESGVYQYFYDASSNKIPALQLADLAGGYLLALQVLSGLFEPAKKRKAKHVYSSILEGMQFMQAYLAGAEHLIPILSGGLARYHIYHTLDHKRLVVAAIEPKFYQTFLKNIGLTHIKNDDPLAIEAITQTIATKTLAQWKEQLKNIDACLSFLE